Proteins encoded together in one Nyctibius grandis isolate bNycGra1 chromosome 1, bNycGra1.pri, whole genome shotgun sequence window:
- the GDF7 gene encoding growth/differentiation factor 7, with amino-acid sequence MRLRAAAAALCLCLLGACRLRRGLEAAAVRGPSAAAPQRPSAAAPSSSSASSSSSSAAASPFSSPPRRDGALRNGTVVPHHYMVALYQRLAARRAPGRRADTVTGFAERARSDASLSAREQRYLFDISSLPEAEEVTGAELRVLRALPENRSLARSPEGTFHHLLLSTCPSRDGEEPRLLDSRAADILDTGSSRWEVFDVWEALRDQRERSLSGKLLCFLLRIVSDQSGRLLPPRQLGFSKPRPQPHERALLVAFSRTQRKENLFKEIRDKIKALGSPPFLEPPDPGQEAHPKRRKRRTTIAARSGGRGHGKKAKTRCSRKPLHVNFKELGWDDWIIAPLDYEAYHCEGVCDFPLRSHLEPTNHAIIQTLMNSMDPESTPPSCCVPSKLSPISILYIDSGNNVVYKQYEDMVVETCGCR; translated from the exons ATGCgcctccgcgccgccgccgccgccctctgcctctgcctgctgggCGCCTGCCGCCTCCGCCGCGGGCTGGAGGCCGCCGCCGTGCGCGGCCCGTCGGCGGCCGCTCCCCAGCGACCCTCGGCAGCCgcgccttcctcctcctccgcctcctcctcctcctcctccgccgccgcctcccccttctcctccccgcCGCGGAGGGACGGGGCTCTCCGCAACGGCACCGTGGTGCCGCACCACTACATGGTGGCCCTTTACCAGCGCCTGGCCGCCCGCCGCGCACCCGGCCGCCGCGCCGACACGGTGACGGGCTTCGCGGAGCGGGCGCGCAGCG ATGCCTCCCTGTCTGCCCGCGAGCAGCGATACCTCTTTGACATCTCCAGCCTACCCGAGGCGGAGGAGGTGACAGGCGCGGAGCTGCGGGTCCTGCGCGCCCTCCCTGAAAACCGGAGCTTGGCCCGGTCCCCCGAAGGCAccttccaccacctcctcctctccacctGCCCAAGCCGGGACGGCGAGGAGCCCCGGCTGCTGGACTCCAGGGCTGCAGACATTTTGGACACAGGCTCCTCCAGATGGGAGGTGTTTGATGTCTGGGAAGCCCTACGAGATCAGAGGGAGAGATCTCTCTCAGGCAAGCTGCTGTGCTTCCTCCTGAGGATCGTCTCGGATCAGTCGGGGCGGCTCCTGCCCCCCCGGCAGCTGGGGTTCAGCAAGCCCCGGCCGCAGCCCCACGAGCGAGCCCTGCTCGTGGCCTTCTCCCGCACCCAGAGGAAGGAGAACCTCTTCAAGGAGATCCGGGATAAGATCAAGGCCCTGGGCAGCCCTCCCTTCCTGGAGCCCCCCGATCCCGGCCAGGAGGCGCACCCCAAGCGGAGGAAGAGGCGGACCACCATCGCTGCCCGGTCTGGGGGCAGAGGCCATGGGAAGAAGGCGAAGACCCGCTGCAGCAGGAAGCCCTTGCACGTGAACTTcaaggagctgggctgggacgACTGGATAATCGCTCCCCTGGATTACGAGGCGTATCACTGCGAGGGGGTCTGCGACTTCCCCCTGCGCTCCCACCTGGAGCCCACCAACCACGCCATCATCCAGACCCTGATGAACTCCATGGATCCGGAGTCCACCCCCCCCAGCTGCTGCGTGCCCTCCAAGCTCAGCCCCATCAGCATCCTCTACATAGACTCTGGGAACAATGTGGTTTACAAACAGTACGAGGACATGGTCGTGGAGACGTGCGGCTGCAGGTAG